The window TTTCAAAGAATGCATCTATCAAAATATAATCCTTTTCAGTTAAACGGCTTTCTTTGTCATAAACGACCAAGCCTAAAAAAACTAATGAGAATAAAAATAAGCCCATCAGTAAACCAAGATGCTTATTAATCATTTAATGGCACATCCATAACCATTTTAATAATTGCTCTTAACGTAAATTGAATTGCCGGTCTCTTTTTTATGTCAGTAACATCATCAACTTTGTAAGCGTCTTGATGGTCAACATTCGTTGCTAAAATACTTTTGATTGACGGGTGGGCATAAATAGCCGAGAACGACTCGATAGGTACTGTGCCATCTCCAGCCGTTTTTGATGAATTTAATTTAAACTCTTTAGCCAACTGACCTGTTTCTCGTTTTTGCCGATTTGTTGGCGGTAGATGAGTTTCTCTTTGGGAAAATACATATGGACTTACGGTTAACTTCGTTGGTACCCAATCAAGAGAACCATCCGACTCAACTTGATCGCCATAAAAAACATAAGTATTTGGGTGATATAATCCCTTTTCCTGCTGATTCATAAATTTGCGAACCGTATCATCTATAATGTCATTATAAGCAAGCCAATTATTATCTATTATCGTTGTGTCTTTATCCAAAATGTCCGGTCTATAAAGTTTCCACCAAACATCGTTTCTAAGATAAATATCCTTAAACGGATCAAATTTTCCGGTTTGAGGATCTTTTGTTTGAGGATAATTACCTTCCTCTGGAATAAATAACCATGGTGACTTATAGGAAGGGTAAGGAAGTAATTGTAAAGGAGCTGGAGATTGAGCTAGAACTGGCATTAATTCTTTAGCGGACCACCCTAAAATTCGCCCTGCAGTATAGCCTTCTTCACTTGCTCCAGTTCCCATCCGCCTATACGCTGCGGGAGACCCTAAATCAGGAATAACGCCATGAACAACACCTAATACTTTATTCTGGCATCCCTCAAACGTTGATTCTGGGGTTGGATTCATCGCATATCGAGCCACTAACCCCCCCATGGAATGGGTTACTAAAATGACTTTCTCTACCGCTAAACCATATCCATGACACCTGTATAAATTAATTACTTTATCGATATACTCCACAAGTTTAGATGCGGATTCAGCATTATCAGCAAGCCAGTTATAGCCAAAAACATGCAATGGAAATAAAAAGCGATTGAAATGGTCGAGTTCTTTTTGAGTTAATGTTTGCTCATTCTCTTTTTCTTTTGTTCCTAATGGTTTCTCGACAAATTCATTTAGAATACTGACATATGGTAAATTAATATCACCTTTGCTTATGAGTTCGAAATTAAGGACATTACTCTGCCAGTCATTAATTAATGCAGCCTGAAAAACACTCAGGAAACGCCCATAACTATAATTAAGAGCTTCCCCCCAACCTCTATCATGACGTTTAGGAAATAGATATCCATCATCAGAAAAGGGCGTATAGACTTCTTTATCAACTAAACCTCTGTTATCAACTCTTGTTGATTCAGGGTTTAATATGTTTTTTCTTTCATGCCCTGTTCTTTCAGCCCATTTTAGAAAAATGTCATACCCTGCATCCCCTCGCCACATTTCTTTTTTATCATCTCCTTTTGACATTAAATTCGTTCCCATTATCCCAGGGATAAAAATAACGGGGATAATTTTTCTGGGCGGCAAAATACACTTTGCTTCGGCATTGAAGGACTTAGGTTGAAGTTGAACATCATCCCAATGGCATTTTCCATCTTCTGTCCATTTAGGGATGTGATACGAAAGGTGTTGGCATTCATCTATTTCAGGGGAGTCTTTCTCTGACATAACATTAATCCTTTTGCGTTATCTATAAGGTAAATAGAATAGCGAAATTTCACTTAAGTGTCTGTTTGGATAAATCTGTTTTTGGTGTCACTCCAATTTTAAAATGTCACGTGTCAGGGCATGTAAGCACCTTATGTTAAATAAGCGCAATAATGAATATATTATTGCGCTACAAGCCTTAGTAAGCATTAGGGCGGATTTTAAAGGATTGCAAAACGCGATCCCAAATTTCAACCATTTGATCATCCGTATAATGGACAACCTTGCTGGTCGAATGCATCAATATGCTAACGGATGGATGTAAATAGCCGATATTTTTTTCATTCGCATAATATTGAAAATAATAAAATTTATCGGATTGATTGTCATAGCGAGGATCTCGCCCCAACGTTAACCACTCTTCACCTGCCACGTTATTAAACTGTACGTTTCCTTTCCGTAACGTTTTACCCCCATATTGAGAAAGAACAGATTTAATTTCATCAGCCCTATCCAACATACTTTCCTTTTCACTTTCTATCGTATTATCCATATCGACCGCCCAATAGAATTGCGGATTTTCAAAAACCATCGAAATTTCTTCTTGATGCGATTTACCATCATCGCGAATAAAGCCATAAGGAATGCAGACCCCTTTTTCGGTTGGAATTTCATTCTTTGGTCGCCCTTGTAACCGAGAAATCAAGGATTGCATGGCCACTAATTTTGGTGATCTATCTGTAAATAATCTATTATTTTTCTTGTATCTTTCTTGCCTATTTTTATATTTATCGTTAGTAATATCTTTATATTTTGAAATGATGATAAAAGCCACGTTATCAATATACACATGAGCTTCTAATTCTCTAGCAGCATCTGGATAAGCATAGCTTTCATTTCTGTCAAAGATAACACCATCATTTATTCTAATTATCTCTTTCAAAAATGGCCCATCTGACTCATCGCTCACACGTTGTTTTTTTAATTTTTCTTCCCGTAATTCAATCCGTTGTTTAAACGAAGGGGGATAAATAAATTGACTCTCAATTATCATCTCATCAATTTTAATAATCGATGATAATTCCTGTGTTAAAGATTTAGGATAATTAAAGGTATAACGTCCTAAACAATAGGTCGGTGCATCATCAAATAGAGTATTAATCACAGCAGAATCCTTTTCATTAAGTGAAGTTGAATACGTTTTATTAGGTACAGAGCAAGCCGCTAAACTTGCCAATAAGACCAAACTCGAAATACTCACCAATCCTTTTTTCATTAGGGTTTCACCTCATCCGTTTGCAAGATACGACACAGGGAACGCAAGGTAAATTTAATGGCAGGGGAAACATCCCCTGTTTTTTCATACGTATCAAACTCCGCATCCCCTTTTAGAGGCGCAAACTGATAGGCGTTCTGATGGTCAACATTCATTTCTAAAATTTCTTTAAACAGGTCTTTTCTAACTAAATTAATAGAATATTTAGGCACTGTACCGTCACCGCGCCCCCCCTCATAATCCATTGAGGGCGTATTCTTCCACTTATCACTGGACTTGAGTAAGGTATACTCACGCTTGTCACCATAGTCGTCTGTCGCTCGGCTATCGTCAGACACCTATAACCACGAGGTTTTATCCCGTAATTTCCATGTCACGGTTTCATCTGAACGGCGAGAGTCTTTCGGGTCATTTTCATCAAAATACGCTCCATAAAATTGATAAGTATTTATATGATATTGACCATTCATATCTTGAATAAACGGTTTAACCGTATCCCTTATTATTTTTTTATATTTTTTCAAATTAGAATCAATTAGTTCCGATTTTCCGTCCAAAATATCAGGCTCGTACATTCGCCACCACACATCATCTTGAAGATAAATCTCCTCAAATGGATCCCCCTTTTGCGGTAGCAATAAATCCGTCACACCATCCGGACTGCCTTTTTCAATCCGCAGCCACGGCTGACCATGATTATATTTCGGAGAGGGTAAGAGTTGTAACGGTGCAGGGGATTGCGCTAAGACAGACATGAGCCGTGTGGCACTCATGCCCAGCACTAACCCCATCGGCATCGAATACTCCCCAATTTTCATCATTTTGTAGGCAGTTGGCGAACCTAAGTCGGGCATCACACCATGCACAACCCCCAGTATTTTATCTTTGTAGGGCGTATCTAATAATTCGGAAGCGTAACGGGATACCAACCCCCCCCATCGAATGGGTTACAAGAATGACTTTCTCATGCCCTTCTTCAAAGGCGAGCCCATGTCCAATTCCTCCATTCTGTTTAGGGCGGTATAAATTTAAGATCTCATCAATGTATTTGCCGAGGTCTTGTGCAGACTGAGCGTTGTCTTGTAACCAGTTATAACCAAAAGCATGAAGCGGAAGCAGTAAATCACGGTATTTCCCCGCTTCCCGAAGCGAAAGTGGGTTGGTATCCTCTGGCGTGAGGGGTTTATCTAAAATGAACTTGAACGTTGATTCTTGAGAAAAATATTCCTCGGCTTCATCTGCCGTCGCGCATCCCTGACTTTTCGCTTTGTTGTAATACTGCTCCCAAACCAGCAATTCTTTCTGTAACTTGTCGAGTGGATCTGCATACGAAAACTGCAATACACTTCCCCACCCTCTTTTCTGTCTTGAATTGGCGAAGTAAGTAGACTCGTTGTCATTTTTATCGACATCTTGAGTGGGATCTGTTTCTGTCGTTTCAGGATCGAGTAATTTTTTCCGTTTATTTCCCGAGGTAAAAAGCCAACCGAGCGCATCCACAGCCATTCCAAGCTTACTCGTGCGAATACGCCAGATTGATTTTTTATCTTTTTTACTTCGTAAGTTAGATCCCATAATACCGGGTAAAAAAATAACCGGAACCACTTTGGTTGAAGGGAGATAACAATGCGCTTTGGCATTTTCAGATTGATGTTTCAGTCGTAAGTCTTTCCAAACGGCACATTTGTTGCCATCAAATTCAGCGAAGCAATGTTGAATATTTTCTGTTTGTTCATTCTGACTCATTATTTATCCTTTAAATTTAGGTTATGAATAAAATATAACCTAAAATCAAGAAGACGGCAGTAAGATAAAGAGACATTACTGAATTGGAGCTACAAATGTCAGGGCATGTAAGCACCTTTATGTTAAATAAGCGCAATAATAACCCTATCATTGCGCTATCTAAGCTTAATAAGCGTTAGGGCGAATTTTAAAAGATTGCAGAACGCGATCCCAAATTTCAACCATTTGATCATCCGTATAATGGACAACCTTACTGGTCGAATGCATCAATATGCTAACGGATGGATGTAAATAGCCGATATTTTTTTCATTCGCATAATATTGGAAATAATAAAACTTATCGGATTGATTGTCATAGCGAGGATCTCGCCCCAACGTTAACCACTCTTCACCTGCCACGTTATTAAACTGTACGTTTCCTTTCCGTAACGTTTTACCCCCATATTGAGAAAGAACAGATTTAATTTCATCAGCCCTATCCAACATACTTTCCTTTTCACTTTCTATCGTATTATCCATATCGACCGCCCAATAGAATTGCGGGTTTTCAAAAACCATCGAAATTTCTTCTTGGTGCGATTTTCCATCATCGCGAATAAAGCCATAAGGAATGCAGACCCCTTTTTCGGTTGGAATTTCATTCTTTGGTCTCCCTTGTAACCGAGAAATTAACGACTGCATCACCGCTAATTTTTGAGGTTTATCAGTAAATGGCTTATTTTCTTCCTTATGTTCTAATTGTTCATCTACATATTTTGATTTGGAAACATCTTCAAATTTTGAAGTTATAATAAAAGCAACATTATCAATGTATACGTTAGCCTCTAAAACACGAAGTACATCTGGATATTGGTATGCCTCATTCCTTTCAAAAATAACACCATTATCTAATCTAATAATATTTTTTAGAAAAGGCCCATCAGATTCATCACTGACACGTTGTTTTTTTAATTCTTCCTCTCGTAATTCAATACGCTGCTTAAACGAAGGGGGGTAAATAAATTGACTCTCAATAGTCATCTCATCAATTTTAATAATGGAAGAGAAATCTTGTGTTAAAGATTTAGGATAATT of the Providencia stuartii genome contains:
- a CDS encoding lipase family alpha/beta hydrolase → MSEKDSPEIDECQHLSYHIPKWTEDGKCHWDDVQLQPKSFNAEAKCILPPRKIIPVIFIPGIMGTNLMSKGDDKKEMWRGDAGYDIFLKWAERTGHERKNILNPESTRVDNRGLVDKEVYTPFSDDGYLFPKRHDRGWGEALNYSYGRFLSVFQAALINDWQSNVLNFELISKGDINLPYVSILNEFVEKPLGTKEKENEQTLTQKELDHFNRFLFPLHVFGYNWLADNAESASKLVEYIDKVINLYRCHGYGLAVEKVILVTHSMGGLVARYAMNPTPESTFEGCQNKVLGVVHGVIPDLGSPAAYRRMGTGASEEGYTAGRILGWSAKELMPVLAQSPAPLQLLPYPSYKSPWLFIPEEGNYPQTKDPQTGKFDPFKDIYLRNDVWWKLYRPDILDKDTTIIDNNWLAYNDIIDDTVRKFMNQQEKGLYHPNTYVFYGDQVESDGSLDWVPTKLTVSPYVFSQRETHLPPTNRQKRETGQLAKEFKLNSSKTAGDGTVPIESFSAIYAHPSIKSILATNVDHQDAYKVDDVTDIKKRPAIQFTLRAIIKMVMDVPLND
- a CDS encoding T6SS immunity protein Tli4 family protein, coding for MKKGLVSISSLVLLASLAACSVPNKTYSTSLNEKDSAVINTLFDDAPTYCLGRYTFNYPKSLTQELSSIIKIDEMIIESQFIYPPSFKQRIELREEKLKKQRVSDESDGPFLKEIIRINDGVIFDRNESYAYPDAARELEAHVYIDNVAFIIISKYKDITNDKYKNRQERYKKNNRLFTDRSPKLVAMQSLISRLQGRPKNEIPTEKGVCIPYGFIRDDGKSHQEEISMVFENPQFYWAVDMDNTIESEKESMLDRADEIKSVLSQYGGKTLRKGNVQFNNVAGEEWLTLGRDPRYDNQSDKFYYFQYYANEKNIGYLHPSVSILMHSTSKVVHYTDDQMVEIWDRVLQSFKIRPNAY
- a CDS encoding esterase/lipase family protein, whose protein sequence is MSQNEQTENIQHCFAEFDGNKCAVWKDLRLKHQSENAKAHCYLPSTKVVPVIFLPGIMGSNLRSKKDKKSIWRIRTSKLGMAVDALGWLFTSGNKRKKLLDPETTETDPTQDVDKNDNESTYFANSRQKRGWGSVLQFSYADPLDKLQKELLVWEQYYNKAKSQGCATADEAEEYFSQESTFKFILDKPLTPEDTNPLSLREAGKYRDLLLPLHAFGYNWLQDNAQSAQDLGKYIDEILNLYRPKQNGGIGHGLAFEEGHEKVILVTHSMGGVGIPLRFRIIRYALQR
- a CDS encoding T6SS immunity protein Tli4 family protein — encoded protein: MKKGLVSISGLVLLASLVSCSVPNKTHSTSLNEKDSAVINTQFDDAPTYCLGRYTFNYPKSLTQDFSSIIKIDEMTIESQFIYPPSFKQRIELREEELKKQRVSDESDGPFLKNIIRLDNGVIFERNEAYQYPDVLRVLEANVYIDNVAFIITSKFEDVSKSKYVDEQLEHKEENKPFTDKPQKLAVMQSLISRLQGRPKNEIPTEKGVCIPYGFIRDDGKSHQEEISMVFENPQFYWAVDMDNTIESEKESMLDRADEIKSVLSQYGGKTLRKGNVQFNNVAGEEWLTLGRDPRYDNQSDKFYYFQYYANEKNIGYLHPSVSILMHSTSKVVHYTDDQMVEIWDRVLQSFKIRPNAY